The genome window ATCAATATGACAACAAACCTGATTTACGGGGATGATGAAGACCATAACCCGCTTTTTACAGTGGTTGACGGAAAAAGGATCCCGATGAGGCAGCAGAGCAGCAGCACGGTTTTCACGCCCGGCGGGGAATCGTCCATGCTGGCTTTTTCAGGGAGCATTAAGCTTCCGGAAAAAGAACATGTGAAACACATCGAGTTTCAGTTCCGGATCCTTGACAATACCGGCAGGGAACTGACGCGCATCACCGATGAAGTCAGCGTGCGGGACAATGATACAGCAGCTGCCGCAGGTTCGTTTTACATATCGTGGAATATCGGGCGTATTACCATCATTGCCGGGACAGCAGCCATTATCATCTGGGCGGTTGTTCTTCTCAGAAGCCTGATTATACGCAAAAAGGAAAGAAACCTGTAATGTCCGCAGCTTTTCAGGAAACAAAGCGTCCGGCATTCCGTACCGGAACAGCGGAATAACAATACGCGCTGTATTCATGAAGATGTCAGACCCGTACAAAAGGTATAAAAGATGGCTGAGCATTTAAAGCGGAACCTGGGGATAGTGCTGGTTATCATCAGCGTATTTCTCTGCGCAGCTGCGGCCCTGTCCTCCCGGAAGGGAATCAGTGACAGATATCGCAGCGGATCCGGACAGGTATTCTCTCCTGAGACAGTCAAAGAGGAACAGCAGGGTCCGGTTTCGGTCAATACAGCCGAAAAAGAAGAACTGACAGAATTATACGGCGTCGGGGAAACAATTGCGGAAATGATCATTGCCGAACGAAGGCAAAACGGTCCGTATTATTATCCGGAGGATCTGGAAGCAGTGAGAGGAATCGGTCCTGCCACATTGCTGAAGTTTCGCTCCATGATCAATCTGTCACAGGATGAAAGC of Aristaeella lactis contains these proteins:
- a CDS encoding ComEA family DNA-binding protein, producing the protein MAEHLKRNLGIVLVIISVFLCAAAALSSRKGISDRYRSGSGQVFSPETVKEEQQGPVSVNTAEKEELTELYGVGETIAEMIIAERRQNGPYYYPEDLEAVRGIGPATLLKFRSMINLSQDESEE